caaaattataaattttcaataaatttcACTATTGATGtcttttataatttcttttaaatttgtGTGTTATTAAATTCtgttttatattcatttttaagttACTTTCGATTCTACTATCACTTGTAGTTGTTGTTTTTGGTTATCAGTTTCGTttagtttcattattttttttgttccaaaaacatataaacTGTACCGATATTTATGAACATTGGTTCGATTCCAATTCAGTTTTTGGTTCTCGGTTTATATACCCATACCTAATCCAATTGATTAATAagtttgataatttaaaaatacattaaactaAAAATGAAACAAAGTCCAACTAATCATCCATCTcacatataacaaaaatattataattttatacaatgGGATATTTTACATAACTGCCAATTTGCAATCCCAGGCTTTATTCAATTTACATATGGGCAATAGCACACAagacaataattttatttaatgcaCATATAGCCAATAAACGTTCACAAGACAATATAGAACAAGTCTTCATGACACCCGCATTCATTTATTGATTTAAACGATTGAATAGAGACTCTTCTTGATCTCAGACAGGGCAGTTGCTCCGCTCGGCATATAGCTGATTCGGCGGCTCATCGACGGCAAGCCACTGCTCCACTGTGAAGCGTTGATGCTTGCTCACACTTCCAGGCTTGCTCGTCGTTACATCCACGTACACAACATACCATCCCGGCTTGTAGCCGGAGTTGTCAGAGTTTAGTCTCATAAAACATACTGGGCCCGGAAGACACCGCTCCGTCCCACTGAAAATGTCCAGATTACCGTTTTCAAAGTAGTCGTGACCTTCTGGCATTTTCCCACCCCAATTCACTAGGTCTTTAATTTCGATGTACTCTTCGGATTGATCGGCCAGTACAATCCCTATGACCGCATCTGTGCCGGAGTCGGCTCTTGTTCCGGTTTGGACATTGATTGTGTAGGTGCAAGTTTGCTGCgaaataaagagagaaaaatatgattatagccaaatagtttaatctaatttggcaagataaaaaaaaaaaagtcataatCTAGGAATAATGATGAGATTTGGGGGACATACGTCCGCCGATGCAACGACTGAGTTGGTGGCCATAGTTAGTGATTTGAATGTGAGAATTAGGCATTTGATCTGTCCAACTATTTATAGAGTTGGAGACTAGATATCTCTCAAGGAGAAGAGCccatttttagttgttttttttagtAGAGTGTGAAGTTGACGGGACAACAACAGAGAAAGACATGTACAACGTTTTCTTTgcttagattttttaaaattattggatTAGGTGGAGTGgaacatataattttaacatatatGGCATAGATGACATCATTGATCGTCGATTCGAGATGAAGCATAACATCAATAAGTGGACATCTATGTGTTTCAACacattgaataaatttaacacaTCTTAATCCACCTTAGATTtaacaatctattcaatattttcattatattgATTCTACAGTTGAACAATTGAATGTTGTGTTCAAACCACATTCGCCAAAGCACCTGATTATGGAATAGAGCTCTGGAGTTTGCTTGAAACGAAGTCCATTGTAAGTGGTCTTATCGTAAATCTGATTAAATCTAACATAAAGtagaaaaaacattaaaattttattggattGGATTTTTTACATTATTGCCATCCCACGTCAAAAGACGATATCGCAATAGCACAGAAGACGACAATTTTATTCATTATACATATCGCCATTAAACGTTCATAAGACGAGTCTCCAAGATACccttattaatttattgattcaTACGATTGAATAGGGACTCTTCTTGATCCCAGAAGGGCAGTTGTCCCGTTCGGCATATAGCAGATACGGCGGCTCACTGTTGGCAAGCCATTGCTCCACTGTGAAGTGTTGATACTTGCTCGGAGTTCCAGTCTTGCTTGTCTTCACATCCACGTACGCAGCATACCAACCGGGCTTGTGGCGGAGCCGTCAGAGTTCAGAGTCATAAAACATATTGGGGTCGGAAGACACTGCTCCGTCCCAGTGAAAATGTCCAGATAATCGTTCTCGAAGTAGTCGCGACCTGGTTCCATATTCCCACCCCAACTCAC
The window above is part of the Brassica napus cultivar Da-Ae chromosome C8, Da-Ae, whole genome shotgun sequence genome. Proteins encoded here:
- the LOC106414536 gene encoding PLAT domain-containing protein 2, which gives rise to MATNSVVASADQTCTYTINVQTGTRADSGTDAVIGIVLADQSEEYIEIKDLVNWGGKMPEGHDYFENGNLDIFSGTERCLPGPVCFMRLNSDNSGYKPGWYVVYVDVTTSKPGSVSKHQRFTVEQWLAVDEPPNQLYAERSNCPV